The stretch of DNA AAAAGGCGAATAATCAGGAGGCGAATAATCAGGAAAAAAGACACCATAATATTCGACAGGAATTATTTACAAATACGAAAACTACCAAATCGGGATTTCTAAATATAAAATCGTTACTTTCTTTTTTCCCAAAAGAACAATTTAAACTTCAAAAATTAAAAGACAAATTAACCTACCCTTTAAAGATTTTTAAAGATAAAAAGACTGAAACTCAAGCTAAAAAATTATATAGAGCATTAACAAAGATATTAATCCAAAAAATACAAAATGGGAAAGGATATCAAACCCATACGTGGAAAAACAGGGGATTTCTTCAAATTATGCAAATCCAAACTAGGATTAAAAAAAATACACAAGTATACGCCAAAATCAGTTGAAAAAACAACCATATTGATTAGCAGGGCTAATCACAACACTCGGTTACAACTCCAAAACAGCCCTGCAAAAGCTTTTTAGAAACATGAAAAAGCTAAGACTTTAAACATTATTATTTCTTATTTCAAATCAAATACAAAACCCACACCTGCGTAAGATTTCCCACCATAATTCAGTGTTTTATCTTCTTTTTTCAATCCACCCATTTTCAAATAAAAACCATTGTTACTTGCCTTATGGAGGGTCCAAACAATGAGTCTACTTTTACCTCTTTTCAGAAATTCTTCTTCCATCTTTTTGAATAATAGTTTCCCCATTCCCTTTCCCTGATTTTCAGGATCCACATATAATCCAACTACTTCGCAATCGCATTTGCCTTTTAATTCCTTTCCAGAGATAAATCCTTTCACTCCTTTTTCATCGTAAACAAAGATTATTTCTTTTTGGTTGGAGATGTTATCTTTGAAAATAGAAACGTATTTATCCGTTTCCATAGTTTTTATATATTCTGGGTCAATAATTCCAGAATATCCTTCTTTCCAGGCCCTCATTATCACATTGGCTATCTGGTTTACATCACTTAAAGTTGCTCTTCTAATCATTATTTTCACTTCATTTTATGTTATTAAGCTTTATTTTCTCCTATGAGCTATTTGGATGAATTTTCTGAGTGTAGGGAGGGAATTCAGTTGTAAACATTTGAAATGTTAATTATTCTTGATTTATTTTTTGAAAAATTGTAAATAAAAAAAAAGTTAATTTAGTTTTCTAGGGGAATTTTTTTTATAAATTCAGTCACTTTAGATTTATAACTTCCATCTTTGAGGTCTTTTTCTCTTACTCCTAAAGTTGCAATTGATGATTTTCCAGAAAGTTCTTCCATATCATTAAACAAAATCAGTTGAAAAAACAACCATATTGGTTGTATTTTTAGTAAGGCTAATCACAACACTAGGTTACAACTCCAAAACAGCCCTGCAAAATCTTTTTAGAAACATGAAAAATCTAAGACCCTAAATACTAAATTAGAAAATTTGTATATATTTTCTTTACATATTTTAACCTACAATCACTAAAAACATAACTGTCTGGCAATAGTAATACTATGAAACCAATACCCAATCTATCTATTAGTCACTATCAAAATTTAAGGAAGATCAGATGAAACTTATTAAAATCAATCCAGAGAATCCAGAGACTGCAAAAATTGAAATGGCCCGGGAAATATTACGCCAAGGTGGAACCATTGTCTATCCTACTGACACAGTTTACGGTCTAGCAGCAAATATATTCCATGAAAAAGCTGTTTTAAAAGTTTATCAGATGAAAAAAAGGCTAAAAAACAAACCTATTTCTGTTTGCTTGTCACAAATACAAGATATCAAAACAGTGGCGCAATTGGATCCTGATCTGGAGAAGATAGTTCAGAAAATCCTTCCAGGACCTTACACTTTAATTTTGAACAAGAAGGATAATTTACAATCTAGAGTCACCGCGGGAACAGATAAAATTGGCATTAGAATTCCAAATAACGTTATCTGCAGAGAACTTTCCAGGAAATTTCCCATAACTACCACCAGTGCCAACATATCTGGCCACCCTTCCCCTACATCTGCCAGAAAAGCACAAAAAGAGTTAGATGACAAGCCAGATATCATCCTTGATTCTGGTCCTTGCAGTGATGGAATTTCATCTACAGTAGTTGATCTCACAGTTACTCCCTCACGTATCATAAGGGAAGGTGCAGGGATGGAGAAACTGCTTTCAATAATAAAATAGTAAGTAGAGTAATGAGGGTGAAGTTTAAACCAATTATATTTATTCAGGAAGGATTTAATAAAATATATAGAGATTTAATTATAATTAACGATGAGGATTAAATGTCAGAAATTCTATCTAACATGAAACAGAATGGTAAAATACTCACATCTTCTCCCATTGATTCTCTCATTGGAGGAGGAGTTGAAAAAGGAGTTATCACTCAGTTTTATGGCCCTCCAGGATCGGGTAAGACTAACATAGCGCTAAACCTTTTGGTTCAATCTGCCAGTAGCGGGGGTAAAAGCATTTTCATAGATACTGAAGGTGGATTATCTATTGAAAGAGTTAAACAAATATCTGGAACAGATTTCATCCAATTAGCTCCTAATATAATAGTATTTGAACCATCCACATTTGCGGAACAGGATTCTGTCTTGCGCAGAGTTGAACAAATGATCTTATCTGGAGAGAAGGTGGAACTCATCATTTTGGACTCAGCAGTAGCTCTTTATCGGGTTCTTGATGGTGATTCATCTCAAATAAAAAGGGAATTAGGAAAGCAGATGGGACTCCTCACTAAACTCGCCCGCAAACATGACATAGCAGTGGTAATCACCAACCAAGTGTACGCCAGTTTTGAGGGAGAAGGGATGGTAGAACCAGTAGGGGGAACTATCCTCAAATATCGTAGTAAAATCATGATTGAACTGGAAAAAGGTGATATTAGTGGTGAAAGGTATGCTATCTTAAAAAGGCATCGTAGCCGACCTGAGGGGCTGCGCACCCGTTTTTTCATTGTTGATAGTGGGCTCCGGTGAAGGGATAGTTTTAAATTAAGTGATGATATAAATTAGGTTAAGATAAAATCGAACTGTAATTAACATTCATAATAGTATTTTGGTGATTACCCCTTAAAGATGCTTAAAATGTTTTTGTTATGGTAATCCTGAATTACTAATTTTACAATAAAAATAATTAGCTAAGATTAGCTGTGTGTTGAGAGATATGATTTCGCCCAAAAAGTATGCTAAAGCAGCAAAGGTACTGCCTAAAGGATTCAAAACAGCTAATGAATTCTTTAACTATGTTTACAATGATCCAGATATGATCTGGATGGGGCAAAACACCAACCATCTGCATGATCATAATGGAATTGTGGAGGCGATGATCGCCAGCATCCGGTGGAATGATTACTGTAAATACCCACCACCAGAAGGTTTCCCACGCTTAAGGGAACTTATCATGGAAGATTTGGGGTTGGGTAGTGAATACGATATTTTGGTAACTGCTGGAGCCACAGAATCGCTTTATCTATGTGCCAATGACATATTAGAACCAGAAAACAACACCATCACTTGTGACCCGGGATATCTTATTATAGACAATTTTGCAAGCCGGTTTGGGGACCATGTTAAATCAGTTCCCATATACAATGAGCAATGTGGCTATAAACTCACTCCTCAACTGGTGAGGGATAATTTGGACAAGAACACTAAACTAGTATCCCTGGTTGATCCATTAAATCCATTGGGATCATCCTACACCAAGGAAGAGCGAAAAGAGTTTAAGGATATTGCCGAAGATCATGAGATCTACTTGTTACATGATATCACCTATCGTGATTTTGCCCAGGAACATCAACTTATAGCAGAGCTATGTCCAGAGTACACAGTCACAGTGTACAGTTTTTCCAAGATATATGGTCTGGCTGGTATGAGGATCGGAGCAGTAGTAGGGGTTCCTGAAATAATTAACTCCATACGCTCCATTGTCATCAACGACTTGGGAACCAACTTGGTAGCTCAGAACGGTGCCATGACAGCCATAGAATCCAAACCAAAATGGCTGGAAAGAGTCAAAAACATCACCCGCCAGAACCAGGACATCATCAAACAAGCAGTGGATCAAGTTGATGGAGCGTTCATAGCAGTTTACCCCTCTGATGGGAATATGATGGCTATCGACATGATCGATACAGGTGTTACACCTCGGGAAATAGCTGACTACCTCCTTGAGCGTAAAATATTCGCCAGAGAAGGATCGTACACCAGTAAAGAATTCGGGCACCGCTACCTCAGGGTGAGTTTTTCCATACCCACTAAACAAGTGGAGTACTTTGCTGAGTGTTTCCTGGAAGGGATGGAAGCCTTAAAAACTTCCAAATAACTATTTTTTTTCTTCAAATCTTTTTTTTTATTTTTAAAAAGTTAAACATGAAAGTAATGGTTTTTAATCATTTATAGATTTATTACCGATTTATTTGGCTGGTATAAGTGGGAAGATCAATACCAAATTCAGTTGAGTCAAAATTTAAACTAGAAAATAAGGATATGAAGATATAAAAATTATCAAAAAAACATTCAAATTTACGTTAATCTTGAAAATCCAGTAGAAATCAAAGGTTCATGCCATATGGAAGCTATTCTAAATCCTAAACCATGAATTCATAAATATATCTGATTTAATACCCAAAATGGTGAAATTGGATAAAAAAGGGTTGAATTACTTAACTTTTCAGATAGTAATATTCGCCCTTTTCTTTTTGTTCTCTGTCCAGGTAGCTATTTTCTTTGTTAACCCTGGGCCTTTTTGTTTCTTTATCACGACGGAAGGTAACACCAACCTCTGATAGGAACTTGTTCATAGCCGAACGCAGATCCATAGGACTGGTGGCATGACCATCCACTCCAGGTTCCCCAGTGAAAACCATGGCACGGCTGGAAATGTAGTCAATAAACACGATATCGTGGTCAACAATGATGGCAGCGGCGTTACGGCTTTCAATCACACGTTTTATTGCTCGCGCTGCCCTGAGTCGTTGTTCAACGTCTAAATAGGCTGTGGGTTCATCGAAAAGGTAAATATCAGCCTCTCTGGAAAGAGAGATAGCCACACTCAGCCGTTGGAGCTCGCCCCCACTTAACTCATCCATTTTTTTCTCCAATAGTTCCTCTAGGAGGAACGGTTTCATAATTTCAGTCTTGAAAAGGTTAGTACCAAAGTTAGGTGTTGTGGTGTACAAAAATTCCTGGACTGTACCTGAATAGTCGGATATTAAGTACTGAGGTTTATAGGAGATTGTAACCTTCTTTTTTATCTTTCCATCATCAGGTTTTTCCACTCCAGCCAGTATTTTGGCAAATGTGGTTTTTCCAATACCGTTGGGTCCAAAAGCCGTTAGTATCTCATCATGTTGAACTTCACCTTTATCAACTTCCAAGTGGAAGCCGTTAAAAGACTTTTGAAGAGCAGTATAGGAGGATATTGATTCGGTGTCAATCTTTACAGTGGGGGGTCTTACATGGAATTCTATTGCTTGTTTACGGAAACGAACATTTTCTTCCCGGAGATAACCACTAATATAGGTGTTTATTCCTACTCGAACACCACGCATTTGGGAAACAACGCCGTAACCCCCAGGTTGACCATAAAGAATATGCACGTAATCGGAAATAGCATCTAATGCTGCTAGGTC from Methanobacterium sp. encodes:
- the radB gene encoding DNA repair and recombination protein RadB, encoding MSEILSNMKQNGKILTSSPIDSLIGGGVEKGVITQFYGPPGSGKTNIALNLLVQSASSGGKSIFIDTEGGLSIERVKQISGTDFIQLAPNIIVFEPSTFAEQDSVLRRVEQMILSGEKVELIILDSAVALYRVLDGDSSQIKRELGKQMGLLTKLARKHDIAVVITNQVYASFEGEGMVEPVGGTILKYRSKIMIELEKGDISGERYAILKRHRSRPEGLRTRFFIVDSGLR
- a CDS encoding ribosome biogenesis/translation initiation ATPase RLI, translating into MSRISILDHDRCQPKKCNYTCIEYCPGVRMEEDTITINPKTKKPIISEELCSGCGICTNRCPFKAVSIINLPEALEDPIHRYGQNQFELFGLPTIRKGSVVGLLGPNGIGKSTIIRILSGELHPNLGNFNEEVPWEDIFNFFKGNQLQSYFQKLSEGDLKVVHKPQMVDLLPKFVKGNVADLLNSVDERKRLEFVNESLQLEPIMGREIANLSGGELQRVAIAAAVLREADFYYFDEPTSWLDVRQRLYAIKVIRELANEGKSILVIEHDLAALDAISDYVHILYGQPGGYGVVSQMRGVRVGINTYISGYLREENVRFRKQAIEFHVRPPTVKIDTESISSYTALQKSFNGFHLEVDKGEVQHDEILTAFGPNGIGKTTFAKILAGVEKPDDGKIKKKVTISYKPQYLISDYSGTVQEFLYTTTPNFGTNLFKTEIMKPFLLEELLEKKMDELSGGELQRLSVAISLSREADIYLFDEPTAYLDVEQRLRAARAIKRVIESRNAAAIIVDHDIVFIDYISSRAMVFTGEPGVDGHATSPMDLRSAMNKFLSEVGVTFRRDKETKRPRVNKENSYLDREQKEKGEYYYLKS
- a CDS encoding threonylcarbamoyl-AMP synthase translates to MKLIKINPENPETAKIEMAREILRQGGTIVYPTDTVYGLAANIFHEKAVLKVYQMKKRLKNKPISVCLSQIQDIKTVAQLDPDLEKIVQKILPGPYTLILNKKDNLQSRVTAGTDKIGIRIPNNVICRELSRKFPITTTSANISGHPSPTSARKAQKELDDKPDIILDSGPCSDGISSTVVDLTVTPSRIIREGAGMEKLLSIIK
- a CDS encoding GNAT family N-acetyltransferase: MIRRATLSDVNQIANVIMRAWKEGYSGIIDPEYIKTMETDKYVSIFKDNISNQKEIIFVYDEKGVKGFISGKELKGKCDCEVVGLYVDPENQGKGMGKLLFKKMEEEFLKRGKSRLIVWTLHKASNNGFYLKMGGLKKEDKTLNYGGKSYAGVGFVFDLK
- a CDS encoding pyridoxal phosphate-dependent aminotransferase, whose amino-acid sequence is MISPKKYAKAAKVLPKGFKTANEFFNYVYNDPDMIWMGQNTNHLHDHNGIVEAMIASIRWNDYCKYPPPEGFPRLRELIMEDLGLGSEYDILVTAGATESLYLCANDILEPENNTITCDPGYLIIDNFASRFGDHVKSVPIYNEQCGYKLTPQLVRDNLDKNTKLVSLVDPLNPLGSSYTKEERKEFKDIAEDHEIYLLHDITYRDFAQEHQLIAELCPEYTVTVYSFSKIYGLAGMRIGAVVGVPEIINSIRSIVINDLGTNLVAQNGAMTAIESKPKWLERVKNITRQNQDIIKQAVDQVDGAFIAVYPSDGNMMAIDMIDTGVTPREIADYLLERKIFAREGSYTSKEFGHRYLRVSFSIPTKQVEYFAECFLEGMEALKTSK